Proteins co-encoded in one Puntigrus tetrazona isolate hp1 chromosome 20, ASM1883169v1, whole genome shotgun sequence genomic window:
- the marcksa gene encoding myristoylated alanine-rich protein kinase C substrate a gives MGAQFSKTAGKGETAAENAGEAAASPSKANGQENGHVKVNGDASPAAAEEKEEVHANGSAAAEEGEKAEAAPAEKQAEEGDQANAEVSAATEEEPAKAEDGATPSTSNETPKKKKKRFSFKKSFKLSGFSFKKTKKETGDGEGGDEAKTEEAEATEAGVSEEKEAETKPEEKPAEEPEAAGPAPEESKEEEKPAESAAETEPAPSKDEAPVAEESAPAVQEAESSPEVQAESTTE, from the exons ATGGGAGCGCAATTCTCTAAGACAGCTGGAAAGGGAGAAACGGCTGCAGAAAACGCCGGAGAGGCTGCAGCTTCACCCTCCAAAGCTAACGGACAG GAAAATGGCCACGTGAAGGTGAATGGAGATGCATCTCCAGCGGCTGCTGAGGAGAAAGAAGAGGTTCACGCTAATGGCAGTGCAGCAGCTGAGGAAGGAGAGAAGGCAGAGGCAGCTCCGGCAGAAAAGCAGGCTGAGGAAGGAGATCAAGCGAACGCAGAAGTGAGTGCAGCCACTGAAGAGGAGCCGGCGAAAGCTGAGGATGGCGCAACTCCATCCACAAGCAATGAGACGcctaagaagaagaagaagcgcTTCTCTTTTAAGAAGTCCTTCAAATTGAGTGGCTTCTCTTTTAAGAAAACCAAGAAGGAGACCGGGGATGGAGAAGGTGGTGATGAGGCTAAAACTGAGGAGGCTGAAGCTACTGAAGCAGGTGTGTCAGAAGAGAAGGAGGCAGAAACCAAACCAGAGGAGAAACCAGCGGAGGAGCCAGAGGCTGCCGGTCCTGCCCCTGAGGAGTCCAAAGAAGAGGAGAAACCCGCAGAGTCAGCAGCGGAGACGGAGCCTGCTCCTTCTAAAGATGAAGCACCTGTAGCAGAGGAATCTGCTCCCGCTGTTCAAGAAGCAGAATCCAGTCCAGAGGTCCAGGCAGAGTCTACCACAGAGTAA